A single window of Streptomyces sp. NBC_00464 DNA harbors:
- a CDS encoding pectate lyase has product MKKRAALQGSHARRTGRRRMFAASTTALALTGAALTTGLLVQSADAAPTAAAAAAWPTPSGSQAVSATIEVSGTYDGGLKRFYGSGDLGDGGQDEGQDPIFELADGAVLKNVVVGSPAADGIHCKGSCTIQNVWWEDVGEDAASFKGTSSGATYKVTGGGARKADDKVFQFNGAGTLTISGFQVSDFGKLVRSCGNCSKQYKRTIAVSDVDVTAPGKALVGINTNYGDTATLKSVRIHGDSSKKIKPCVRYTGNDDGDEPTETGSGPDGTYCKYSSSDISYD; this is encoded by the coding sequence ATGAAGAAACGAGCCGCACTGCAAGGCAGCCATGCACGGCGCACCGGCCGCCGCCGCATGTTCGCCGCTTCGACCACCGCACTGGCGCTCACCGGCGCCGCGCTCACCACCGGCCTGCTGGTCCAGTCGGCCGACGCGGCCCCCACGGCCGCCGCGGCCGCCGCCTGGCCTACGCCCTCGGGTTCGCAGGCCGTCTCGGCGACCATCGAGGTCTCGGGGACGTACGACGGCGGACTGAAGCGCTTCTACGGGAGCGGGGACCTGGGCGACGGCGGTCAGGACGAGGGCCAGGACCCGATCTTCGAACTCGCCGACGGGGCGGTCCTGAAGAACGTCGTCGTCGGCTCGCCGGCCGCCGACGGCATTCACTGCAAGGGCAGCTGCACGATCCAGAACGTGTGGTGGGAGGACGTCGGCGAGGACGCGGCGTCCTTCAAGGGCACCTCGTCGGGCGCCACGTACAAGGTGACCGGCGGTGGCGCCAGGAAGGCCGACGACAAGGTCTTCCAGTTCAACGGCGCGGGCACGCTGACGATCAGCGGCTTCCAGGTGTCGGACTTCGGCAAGCTCGTCCGGTCCTGCGGCAACTGCTCCAAGCAGTACAAGCGCACGATCGCGGTCAGCGACGTCGACGTGACGGCGCCGGGCAAGGCCCTGGTCGGGATCAACACCAACTACGGGGACACCGCGACGCTGAAGTCCGTCCGGATCCACGGCGACAGCAGCAAGAAGATCAAGCCGTGCGTCCGCTACACGGGCAACGACGACGGTGACGAGCCGACGGAGACCGGCAGCGGTCCTGACGGCACGTACTGCAAGTACAGCAGCTCGGACATCAGCTACGACTGA
- a CDS encoding SigE family RNA polymerase sigma factor: MGTSIDHADAAAAEFHEFFEAHYAELARLAHLLTGEADAADDLTADALLALWHRWDRVRNADHPVAYARGVVANMARTRIRSAVRERRRIALFWAPRGSGDAVDDPDVSAVVDVQGALRRLPFRKRACVVLRHAFDLSERDTSLVLGISVGTVKSQTSRAVAELQRLLGPETSAAAHVQAAVAAQPSGGDR; encoded by the coding sequence GTGGGCACATCCATCGACCATGCCGATGCCGCTGCCGCCGAGTTCCATGAGTTCTTCGAGGCCCATTACGCCGAACTCGCCCGGCTGGCCCATCTGCTGACCGGTGAGGCCGATGCCGCCGACGATCTGACGGCCGACGCCCTGCTGGCGCTCTGGCACCGCTGGGACCGGGTCAGGAACGCCGACCATCCGGTGGCGTACGCGCGCGGCGTCGTCGCCAACATGGCGAGGACCCGGATCCGCAGCGCGGTGCGCGAGCGGCGCCGGATCGCGCTGTTCTGGGCGCCGCGCGGCAGCGGGGACGCGGTCGACGATCCGGATGTGTCGGCGGTCGTCGACGTCCAGGGGGCGCTGCGCAGACTGCCGTTCCGCAAGCGTGCCTGTGTGGTGCTGCGGCACGCCTTCGACCTCTCGGAGCGGGACACCTCGCTGGTGCTCGGGATCTCGGTGGGTACGGTGAAGAGCCAGACCTCGCGTGCCGTCGCGGAACTGCAGCGGCTGCTGGGTCCGGAGACGTCCGCCGCCGCACACGTACAGGCGGCCGTCGCGGCGCAGCCCAGCGGAGGAGACCGGTGA
- a CDS encoding peptidoglycan D,D-transpeptidase FtsI family protein encodes MNKTIRRASVFSLLLVLALLGRATWVQAYQAQALADNEHNRRNVIAQYAQPLGDIIVAGSPVTGSKKTEGSDLEYKRTYKEGDLYAAVTGYSSQAYGSTQLEGIYSGVLDGTDTRLKNPLDSLTGKQSPPGNVLTTIDPDVQKAAYEALGDDKGAAVAIDPKSGQILGMVSSPSYDPSDISGTTDGDTWQKLLADPDKPLVNRAMRQPLAPGSTFKLVVASAALENGLYSSVDEPTKSPVPYTLPGTSTPLKNESASAPCENATLRVALQYSCNNVFGKVAADLGQDKVRAMAEKFGFNTEKLDVPVRASKSIYPSGMDKAQTALTGIGQFEVTATPLQIAMVSATLANDGELAAPHMVSKVTDSEGGTLQDYADGDMKRIVSSSTAEQLRSAMVTVVEEGTGTNARIDGAEVGGKTGTAENGVGNSNTPYAWFTSYAKDDSSGQEVAVAVIVEDSGSAASEVSGNGLAAPIAQKMMKAALQR; translated from the coding sequence ATGAACAAGACGATCAGGCGCGCCTCTGTCTTCTCCCTGCTGCTGGTCCTCGCCCTGCTGGGGCGTGCGACCTGGGTGCAGGCGTACCAGGCCCAGGCGCTCGCAGACAACGAACACAACCGGCGGAACGTCATCGCGCAGTACGCGCAGCCGCTCGGCGACATCATCGTGGCCGGCTCCCCGGTCACCGGATCGAAGAAGACGGAGGGCAGCGATCTCGAGTACAAACGCACCTACAAGGAGGGCGACCTCTACGCGGCCGTCACCGGCTACAGCTCGCAGGCCTATGGCTCCACCCAGCTCGAAGGGATCTACAGCGGGGTGCTGGACGGCACCGACACCCGGCTGAAGAATCCGCTGGACTCGCTGACCGGCAAGCAGAGCCCGCCCGGCAATGTGCTGACGACGATCGACCCGGACGTCCAGAAGGCGGCGTACGAGGCGCTCGGGGACGACAAGGGCGCGGCCGTCGCGATCGACCCGAAGAGCGGGCAGATCCTGGGGATGGTCTCCTCCCCGTCCTACGACCCCTCCGACATCAGTGGGACGACGGACGGCGACACCTGGCAGAAGCTGCTCGCCGACCCGGACAAGCCGCTGGTCAACCGCGCCATGCGGCAGCCGCTGGCGCCGGGTTCGACGTTCAAGCTGGTGGTGGCATCGGCCGCACTGGAGAACGGGCTGTACAGCTCGGTCGACGAGCCGACGAAGAGCCCCGTCCCGTACACGCTGCCCGGGACCAGCACCCCCCTGAAGAACGAGAGCGCCTCCGCCCCCTGCGAGAACGCGACGCTGCGCGTGGCGCTCCAGTACTCCTGCAACAACGTCTTCGGCAAGGTCGCCGCCGATCTCGGCCAGGACAAGGTTCGGGCGATGGCGGAGAAGTTCGGTTTCAACACCGAGAAGCTCGATGTGCCGGTCCGGGCCTCGAAGAGCATCTACCCGTCCGGGATGGACAAGGCACAGACGGCGCTGACGGGCATCGGCCAGTTCGAGGTCACCGCGACGCCGCTGCAGATCGCCATGGTCTCCGCGACCCTCGCCAACGACGGCGAACTCGCCGCCCCGCACATGGTCTCCAAGGTGACGGACTCCGAGGGCGGCACGCTCCAGGACTACGCGGACGGTGACATGAAGCGCATCGTCTCCTCGTCCACGGCCGAGCAGCTGCGCAGCGCGATGGTGACCGTCGTGGAGGAGGGCACCGGCACCAACGCCCGGATCGACGGCGCCGAGGTGGGCGGCAAGACGGGCACCGCGGAGAACGGCGTGGGCAACAGCAACACCCCGTACGCCTGGTTCACCTCGTACGCGAAGGACGACTCCAGCGGCCAGGAGGTCGCGGTCGCCGTGATCGTGGAGGACTCGGGGTCGGCGGCGTCCGAGGTCAGCGGCAACGGCCTCGCGGCCCCGATCGCCCAGAAGATGATGAAGGCCGCACTCCAGCGTTAG
- a CDS encoding phosphatase PAP2 family protein: MVGLGFLVALEIAARHYGLPGPIASQAREVIVAPASGFLLYGSMGLMMVVLTWRQRFIAIGTAIGIDLVFLLVRWVADAPVTHGHPFGNGALWVILGCAVIAITRRTGQERLLLLKGVGLGLLLVTGRKTGDTWLLITSKTRPLVLDQYVATADHALGNPSWLVGRLVRSTGSFGEVFLNSVYTQLAVAAVVVAVYQLRKVAVERRFPSHHLVRTFLTIGLLGPAIYMVFPVVGPVFAYGADGGHWAVANLWPDTMPPSSGPQHMPFDDFTPRNCMPSLHTAWATTIFIHSRRGPRLLQFAGAFWLVATLAATLGFGYHYGIDIITGVIFTLTIETALRSLERGWDRSGTQLVAYGATVFTAILVASRYLSTPMATYPWLFGPLLVLATASVIYAYVRTTRQWDPKPAPAVRQPELQPELV, from the coding sequence GTGGTGGGCCTCGGGTTCCTCGTCGCTCTGGAGATCGCCGCGCGCCACTACGGCCTGCCGGGGCCGATCGCCAGCCAGGCGCGAGAGGTGATCGTCGCCCCCGCCTCGGGATTCCTGCTGTACGGCAGCATGGGCCTGATGATGGTGGTCCTCACCTGGCGGCAGCGGTTCATCGCCATCGGGACCGCGATCGGTATCGACCTCGTCTTCCTGCTGGTGCGCTGGGTGGCCGACGCGCCGGTGACCCACGGCCACCCCTTCGGTAACGGCGCGCTGTGGGTGATCCTGGGGTGCGCGGTCATCGCCATCACCCGCCGCACCGGCCAGGAACGCCTTCTGCTGCTGAAGGGTGTGGGGCTCGGCCTGCTGCTGGTGACCGGCCGCAAGACCGGCGACACCTGGTTGCTCATCACCTCGAAGACCCGCCCGCTGGTGCTCGACCAGTACGTGGCGACCGCCGACCACGCGCTGGGCAACCCCTCGTGGCTGGTGGGCCGGCTGGTCAGGTCCACCGGTTCGTTCGGTGAGGTCTTCCTCAACTCCGTCTACACCCAGCTCGCGGTGGCCGCGGTCGTCGTCGCGGTGTACCAGCTGCGCAAGGTGGCGGTCGAACGCCGCTTCCCGTCCCACCACCTGGTGCGCACCTTCCTGACCATCGGCCTCCTCGGGCCGGCCATCTACATGGTCTTCCCGGTCGTGGGACCGGTCTTCGCCTACGGCGCCGACGGCGGGCACTGGGCCGTGGCCAACCTGTGGCCCGACACGATGCCGCCGAGCAGTGGCCCGCAGCACATGCCGTTCGACGACTTCACCCCGCGCAACTGCATGCCCAGCCTGCACACGGCATGGGCCACCACGATCTTCATCCACTCCCGCAGGGGCCCCAGGCTCCTGCAGTTCGCGGGCGCGTTCTGGCTGGTCGCCACCCTCGCCGCGACGCTGGGCTTCGGCTACCACTACGGCATCGACATCATCACCGGCGTGATCTTCACCCTCACGATCGAGACGGCCCTGCGCTCGCTCGAACGCGGCTGGGACCGTTCCGGAACCCAGCTGGTCGCTTACGGTGCGACGGTCTTCACCGCGATCCTGGTGGCCTCCCGCTATCTGTCGACGCCGATGGCCACCTATCCGTGGCTCTTCGGCCCGCTGCTCGTACTGGCCACAGCCTCGGTGATCTACGCGTACGTGCGGACCACCCGGCAATGGGACCCGAAGCCCGCACCGGCGGTGCGGCAGCCGGAGCTTCAGCCCGAACTGGTCTGA
- a CDS encoding GNAT family N-acetyltransferase, whose amino-acid sequence MEVSLRPVRDADLPLFFVWMSDPESVHAAAFTSEDPTDRQAFDAHWTRILADPSVVMRTVLADGAVAGSAGVYGAAGEREVTYWIDRARWGCGLATAALEALLDIVAERPLHARAAADNTGSRRVLEKCGFVVTGKDHGYAHARGEDTDELLFTLPG is encoded by the coding sequence GTGGAGGTCTCACTGCGCCCGGTACGGGACGCCGATCTGCCGTTGTTCTTCGTCTGGATGTCCGACCCGGAGTCGGTCCACGCGGCTGCCTTCACCAGTGAGGACCCGACCGACCGGCAGGCGTTCGACGCGCACTGGACGCGCATCCTCGCGGACCCGTCCGTCGTGATGCGCACGGTGCTCGCGGACGGTGCGGTGGCCGGCAGCGCCGGGGTGTACGGGGCGGCGGGCGAGCGAGAGGTCACGTACTGGATCGACCGGGCACGCTGGGGCTGCGGCCTGGCCACCGCCGCCCTGGAAGCGCTGCTCGACATCGTGGCCGAACGCCCGTTGCACGCGCGCGCCGCGGCCGACAACACGGGCTCGCGGCGGGTGCTGGAGAAGTGCGGGTTCGTCGTGACGGGCAAGGATCACGGCTACGCACACGCGCGCGGCGAGGACACGGACGAGCTGCTGTTCACCCTGCCCGGGTGA
- a CDS encoding IclR family transcriptional regulator, producing the protein MSVAESGGAQVKSAVRTVELLEYFAGRPGMHSLAAVQEAVGYPKSSLYMLLRTLVELGWVETDATGTRYGIGVRALLVGTSYIDGDEVVAAARPTLDRLSDDTTETIHLARLDGTNVVYLATRQSQHYLRPFTRVGRRLPAHSTSLGKALLATHSDEQVRKMLPETLPALTEHTLTDREKLIEELHLIREQGYAVDREENTLGLRCFGVAVPYRTPARDAISCSVPVARLTPAHEQMVKDALFDARDRLTLATRRL; encoded by the coding sequence ATGTCGGTTGCCGAGTCTGGTGGGGCACAGGTCAAGTCCGCGGTACGGACGGTGGAACTGCTGGAGTACTTCGCCGGACGGCCGGGCATGCACTCGCTCGCCGCGGTGCAGGAGGCGGTCGGGTATCCCAAGTCCAGCCTCTACATGCTGCTGCGCACCCTGGTCGAGCTGGGCTGGGTGGAGACGGACGCGACGGGGACGCGGTACGGGATCGGCGTACGGGCGCTGCTGGTCGGCACCTCCTACATCGACGGCGACGAGGTGGTCGCGGCCGCCCGCCCCACCCTGGACCGGCTCTCCGACGACACCACGGAGACCATTCACCTCGCCCGTCTCGACGGGACGAACGTGGTGTACCTCGCCACCCGCCAGTCCCAGCACTATCTGCGCCCCTTCACCCGCGTCGGCCGCAGGCTGCCCGCACACTCGACCTCGCTCGGCAAGGCGCTGCTGGCCACCCACAGCGACGAGCAGGTGCGCAAGATGCTGCCCGAGACGCTGCCCGCGCTGACCGAACACACCCTGACCGACCGGGAGAAGCTCATCGAGGAGCTGCACCTGATCCGCGAGCAGGGCTACGCGGTGGACCGCGAGGAGAACACGCTGGGGCTGCGCTGCTTCGGCGTCGCGGTGCCGTACCGCACTCCGGCCCGGGACGCCATCAGCTGCTCGGTGCCGGTCGCCCGGCTCACTCCGGCACACGAGCAGATGGTCAAGGACGCACTGTTCGACGCGCGGGACCGGCTGACCCTCGCCACCCGGAGGCTCTGA
- a CDS encoding aldehyde dehydrogenase (NADP(+)): MAAAPVWSVDPRTGNPREQVAVEATAEEVDRAVRAAHAVRTSLADRAVRAAFLRTAADLLAEAGEHVIEAADAETALGPARLTGELARTAAQLRAFAEVVDEGAYLDIHIDHEDATRTPPWPDLRRYKIPLGVVAVYAASNFPLAFSVPGGDTASALAAGCPVVVKAHPDHPATSELCASILRRAAAQHGLPEDVVTVVHGFEAGVELVRHPLVSAAGFTGSVRGGRALFDAAAARPVPIPFHGELGSLNPVVITEAAAAERGEQIGAGLAGSMTMGAGQFCTKPGFVLAPAGESGDRLLKSLTEAVSDTEAGVLLDHRMRDAFLAGVSERTALPDVEAPVTPGAGGEHTVAAGFLTVPAQLLATEGAHDALLEECFGPVTVVARYTSEDEITAVLSRLPGNLTATLQIATEEADGSAAALLTALTPLAGRVLVNGWPTGVAVAPAQHHGGPYPATTSTFTSVGATAIERWLRPVSYQTVPEALLPPELREDNPLGLPRRVNGHSA, encoded by the coding sequence GTGGCAGCAGCACCAGTCTGGAGCGTCGACCCCCGCACCGGGAACCCGCGTGAGCAGGTTGCGGTGGAGGCTACAGCGGAGGAGGTCGACCGTGCGGTCCGGGCCGCTCACGCCGTACGCACCTCCCTCGCCGACCGTGCCGTGCGCGCCGCGTTCCTGCGCACCGCGGCCGATCTGCTCGCCGAGGCCGGTGAGCACGTCATCGAGGCCGCCGACGCCGAGACGGCACTCGGCCCGGCCCGGCTGACCGGCGAACTCGCCCGCACCGCGGCGCAGTTGCGTGCCTTCGCGGAGGTCGTCGACGAGGGTGCCTACCTCGACATCCACATCGACCACGAGGACGCCACCCGCACCCCGCCGTGGCCCGACCTGCGCCGCTACAAGATCCCGCTCGGCGTCGTCGCCGTCTACGCGGCCAGCAACTTCCCGCTCGCCTTCTCCGTCCCCGGCGGCGACACCGCCAGCGCCCTCGCGGCCGGCTGCCCGGTCGTGGTCAAGGCACACCCCGACCACCCCGCGACCTCCGAACTGTGCGCCTCCATCCTGCGCCGGGCCGCGGCGCAGCACGGGCTGCCCGAGGACGTCGTCACCGTCGTGCACGGCTTCGAGGCGGGCGTCGAACTGGTCAGGCACCCGCTCGTAAGCGCCGCCGGCTTCACCGGCTCCGTCCGCGGCGGACGCGCACTCTTCGACGCGGCGGCCGCGCGGCCGGTCCCCATCCCCTTCCACGGCGAGCTCGGCTCCCTCAACCCCGTCGTCATCACCGAGGCGGCCGCCGCCGAGCGCGGCGAGCAGATCGGTGCGGGGCTCGCCGGCTCGATGACCATGGGCGCGGGCCAGTTCTGCACCAAGCCCGGTTTCGTCCTGGCCCCCGCGGGCGAGAGCGGCGACCGGCTGCTGAAGTCCCTCACCGAAGCGGTCAGCGACACCGAGGCCGGCGTCCTGCTCGACCACCGCATGCGCGACGCCTTCCTCGCCGGAGTGAGTGAGCGGACCGCACTCCCGGACGTGGAGGCCCCGGTCACCCCCGGCGCGGGCGGCGAACACACCGTCGCGGCCGGCTTCCTGACCGTACCGGCGCAGCTCCTCGCCACCGAGGGCGCGCACGACGCGCTCCTGGAGGAGTGCTTCGGCCCCGTCACCGTCGTCGCCCGCTACACCTCCGAGGACGAGATCACCGCGGTCCTCTCCCGGCTGCCCGGCAACCTCACCGCCACCCTCCAGATCGCCACCGAGGAAGCCGACGGCAGCGCCGCCGCACTCCTGACCGCGCTCACCCCGCTCGCCGGACGCGTCCTGGTCAACGGCTGGCCGACCGGCGTCGCCGTCGCCCCCGCCCAGCACCACGGCGGCCCCTACCCGGCCACCACCTCCACCTTCACCTCGGTCGGTGCCACCGCGATCGAGCGCTGGCTGCGCCCGGTCAGCTATCAGACGGTCCCCGAGGCGCTGCTCCCGCCGGAGCTGCGCGAGGACAACCCGCTGGGCCTGCCCCGCCGCGTGAACGGACACTCCGCATGA
- a CDS encoding DUF1349 domain-containing protein: MTLHLPELPFGLEPFGPTAGWNYEDGVLTGRAGAQQDRFVPPGGPALDTESDAPRLLGAAPDGDFQLIARVKAGFAAAFDAGVLYLHVGDREWAKICLELSPDRPTICTVVTRGHSDDVNSFVVDGDTYWLRLSRTGNAYACHASPDGEKWTFVRVFALGDPERAATASIGFLAQSPTGDGCEVSFDRIEFRPKGIADLRDGS; encoded by the coding sequence ATGACCCTGCACCTTCCCGAACTCCCCTTCGGCCTGGAGCCGTTCGGCCCCACCGCGGGCTGGAACTACGAGGACGGCGTCCTCACCGGCCGCGCCGGCGCCCAGCAGGACCGCTTCGTCCCGCCGGGCGGCCCCGCCCTCGACACCGAGAGCGACGCGCCCCGGCTGCTGGGCGCCGCCCCGGACGGCGACTTCCAGCTCATCGCCCGGGTGAAGGCCGGCTTCGCCGCCGCCTTCGACGCGGGGGTCCTCTACCTTCACGTCGGCGACCGGGAGTGGGCCAAGATCTGCCTGGAACTCTCCCCGGACCGCCCCACCATCTGTACGGTCGTCACCCGCGGCCACTCCGACGACGTCAACTCCTTCGTCGTGGACGGCGACACCTACTGGCTGCGCCTCAGCCGCACCGGCAACGCCTACGCCTGCCACGCCTCGCCCGACGGCGAGAAGTGGACCTTCGTCCGCGTCTTCGCCCTGGGCGATCCGGAACGGGCCGCCACCGCGTCCATCGGCTTCCTGGCCCAGTCGCCCACGGGCGACGGCTGCGAGGTCTCCTTCGACCGGATCGAGTTCCGGCCGAAGGGGATCGCCGACCTGCGCGACGGCAGCTGA
- a CDS encoding aldo/keto reductase, protein MSPRTNTAAAAGTWQLGDLTVNRVGFGAMRLTGTAPFDSGVPRDRERSIGVLRRAVELGVNHIDTAAFYFSATRSANELINRALAPYPEDLVITTKVWPGRDPSGAWWWAAPAQLRGQVEENLRQLGRDHLDVVNLRVPPSRRTGSIGEHFGVLAELREAGLVRHLGISNVTSDQLAEARAIAPVVCVQNPYGVGALSEDRALLRRCGELGLAFVPFFAIAGPGREAGPATGDSEAVCAVARAHGVSIAQVRLAWTLQQGPHVLAIPGTGDLDHLAQNVAAGALRLSEEEMARLTSLWPVGE, encoded by the coding sequence ATGAGCCCACGGACAAACACCGCGGCAGCCGCGGGAACTTGGCAACTCGGTGACCTGACCGTCAACCGCGTCGGGTTCGGCGCGATGCGCCTGACGGGTACCGCGCCATTCGACAGCGGTGTGCCACGTGACCGCGAGCGGTCGATCGGCGTGCTCCGGCGGGCGGTCGAGCTCGGTGTGAATCACATCGACACCGCCGCGTTCTACTTCTCGGCGACGCGCTCCGCCAACGAGCTGATCAACCGGGCGCTGGCGCCGTACCCGGAGGATCTGGTCATCACCACCAAGGTCTGGCCGGGCCGCGATCCCTCGGGCGCGTGGTGGTGGGCAGCGCCGGCGCAGTTGCGCGGCCAGGTCGAGGAAAACCTCCGCCAACTCGGCCGCGATCACCTGGACGTGGTGAACCTACGCGTGCCGCCGAGCCGTCGAACCGGCTCGATCGGCGAGCACTTCGGTGTGTTGGCCGAGCTGCGCGAAGCGGGGCTGGTCCGCCACCTCGGCATCTCCAACGTCACGTCTGACCAACTGGCCGAGGCCCGGGCCATCGCCCCGGTCGTCTGCGTGCAGAACCCCTACGGGGTCGGCGCGTTGAGCGAGGACCGGGCACTCCTACGGCGCTGCGGTGAACTCGGCCTCGCCTTCGTCCCGTTCTTCGCGATCGCCGGTCCCGGGCGGGAGGCGGGCCCGGCTACCGGTGACAGCGAGGCTGTGTGCGCCGTCGCCCGCGCGCACGGTGTGTCCATCGCGCAGGTCCGGCTGGCCTGGACCTTGCAGCAGGGGCCGCACGTGCTCGCGATCCCCGGGACAGGTGATCTGGACCACCTCGCACAGAACGTGGCGGCAGGCGCGCTACGGCTCTCGGAAGAGGAGATGGCGCGCCTCACCTCGCTGTGGCCGGTCGGCGAATAG
- a CDS encoding SDR family NAD(P)-dependent oxidoreductase: protein MALARALETHLRARPLQGRTALVTGGATGIGAGIGRALSTSGATVAVNHPGQGREARAFLATLERGGSPGVAIDADLTDRDAVQRALRIVHHWVISPRRRRLAAALRPSTSKEKEPNDRTSPSRSRHRGRHDAGHPPDQARSPRVLGASRRRS from the coding sequence ATGGCACTGGCCAGGGCGCTTGAGACTCACCTCCGGGCCCGGCCGCTGCAGGGCCGGACCGCCCTTGTCACAGGCGGCGCCACAGGCATCGGTGCCGGGATCGGCCGAGCCCTTTCCACGTCAGGAGCCACGGTGGCCGTCAACCACCCCGGTCAGGGGCGGGAGGCGCGGGCGTTCCTTGCCACCTTGGAGCGCGGCGGAAGTCCTGGTGTGGCCATCGACGCCGACCTGACCGACCGTGACGCAGTCCAGAGGGCCCTCCGCATCGTTCATCACTGGGTAATCAGTCCACGTCGACGGCGGCTGGCTGCTGCACTGAGACCGTCAACAAGCAAGGAGAAGGAGCCGAATGATCGAACGAGTCCGAGCCGTTCTCGTCACAGAGGACGACACGATGCTGGTCATCCGCCGGACCAAGCCCGGAGTCCCCGTGTACTGGGTGCTTCCCGGCGGAGGAGTTGA
- a CDS encoding NUDIX hydrolase — protein MIERVRAVLVTEDDTMLVIRRTKPGVPVYWVLPGGGVEADDESREAALHREIHEEIAGKADIIRLLHTMESDEERQLFYLTRIATWSFDDRTGPEFSAEGRGEYALEEVPLSAEGLDRIDLKPEEIAHVLRGALGDGSLSGAAKA, from the coding sequence ATGATCGAACGAGTCCGAGCCGTTCTCGTCACAGAGGACGACACGATGCTGGTCATCCGCCGGACCAAGCCCGGAGTCCCCGTGTACTGGGTGCTTCCCGGCGGAGGAGTTGAAGCCGACGACGAGTCCCGGGAGGCTGCCCTCCACCGGGAGATCCACGAGGAGATCGCAGGAAAGGCCGACATCATCCGACTCCTGCACACGATGGAGTCCGACGAGGAGCGTCAGCTCTTCTACCTCACGCGTATTGCCACCTGGTCCTTCGACGACCGCACCGGACCCGAGTTCAGTGCCGAAGGCCGGGGCGAATACGCACTGGAGGAGGTCCCGCTGAGCGCGGAAGGGCTCGACCGCATCGACCTCAAGCCCGAAGAGATCGCTCATGTTCTCCGAGGCGCCCTCGGCGACGGCTCTCTCTCAGGTGCTGCTAAAGCCTGA
- a CDS encoding zinc-dependent alcohol dehydrogenase family protein: MSTATPLTTKAVLFHTTGDPDVLTVEEVPLPAPGPGEVLIRVEALGLNRAEALFRAGTYFYRPTLPASRNGYEAAGVVEAVGAGVSEFTPGDPVMATPEKELSGHGLYAERVVVPAGQVLHRPTGVDAVNAAAAWLTYSTAYGALLEKGGLRPGDHVVITGASSGVGTAALQVADRIGAITIATTRTAAKKQRLLGLGAAHVITTDDEDVVKEVGRITGGKGAEVIFDAIGGPGLATLGEAAAHDGTLIVYGWLDGQPAVLPSNWPLAVIGYNNLDLSAEPARRRRAAHFIGSGLRSGALTPVVGATFDGLERMADAHRLMESNAHTGKIVVKVRH, from the coding sequence ATGAGCACAGCAACGCCCCTCACCACCAAGGCCGTTCTCTTCCACACCACCGGCGATCCGGACGTCCTCACCGTCGAGGAGGTACCCCTGCCCGCACCCGGCCCCGGCGAGGTACTCATCCGGGTCGAGGCGCTGGGCCTCAACCGGGCCGAGGCGCTCTTCCGCGCGGGCACGTACTTCTACCGGCCGACGCTGCCGGCCTCCCGCAACGGCTATGAGGCGGCCGGAGTCGTCGAGGCCGTCGGTGCGGGGGTGAGTGAATTCACGCCCGGCGACCCGGTGATGGCCACCCCCGAGAAGGAGCTGAGCGGCCACGGCCTCTACGCCGAGCGCGTGGTGGTCCCGGCGGGGCAGGTACTCCACCGGCCCACGGGCGTCGATGCGGTGAACGCGGCCGCCGCCTGGCTGACGTACTCCACCGCCTACGGCGCCCTGTTGGAGAAGGGCGGACTGCGGCCCGGTGACCATGTGGTGATCACCGGCGCGTCCAGCGGGGTCGGCACCGCGGCGCTCCAGGTGGCCGACCGGATCGGGGCGATCACGATCGCCACCACCCGTACCGCCGCCAAGAAGCAGCGACTGCTCGGCCTGGGAGCCGCTCATGTCATCACGACGGACGACGAGGACGTGGTGAAGGAGGTCGGCCGTATCACCGGCGGCAAGGGCGCTGAGGTGATCTTCGACGCGATCGGCGGACCGGGGCTGGCCACGCTGGGCGAGGCGGCGGCGCACGACGGGACGCTGATCGTGTACGGGTGGCTGGACGGGCAGCCGGCTGTGCTGCCGTCGAACTGGCCCTTGGCCGTGATCGGTTACAACAACCTGGACCTGTCGGCCGAACCGGCCCGCCGCCGCCGTGCGGCCCACTTCATCGGCTCCGGTCTCCGCAGCGGTGCGCTGACTCCCGTGGTGGGGGCGACGTTCGACGGCCTGGAGCGGATGGCGGACGCGCACCGGCTCATGGAGTCCAACGCCCACACCGGGAAGATCGTGGTGAAGGTTCGGCACTGA